A stretch of the Archangium violaceum genome encodes the following:
- a CDS encoding RNA polymerase sigma-70 factor, protein MTDGALESFEAHRPAMIAIAYRMLGSAAEAEDIVQEAWLRWQAAAREGVRSDRAFLSTVVTRLCLDRLKSARASREQYVGPWLPEPVRTDTPVDPESISLAFLVLLESLSPVERAVYLLHEVFGYSHSEVAEMVDKEEAACRQILHRARAHIQARRPRFAPSKEAHERLVTGFMSACLSGDLEGLKRLLAHDVTSWADGGGKVRGAALNPVRGADSVARLFLGSVKKASAGIMLELTEVNGWPALVLRLNGTVFDVISFETDGERIHAIRSVLNPEKLARV, encoded by the coding sequence ATGACGGACGGAGCCCTGGAGTCCTTCGAGGCCCATCGGCCCGCGATGATCGCCATCGCCTACCGGATGCTCGGCTCGGCCGCCGAGGCCGAGGACATCGTCCAGGAGGCGTGGCTGCGCTGGCAGGCCGCCGCGCGTGAAGGGGTGCGCTCGGATCGGGCATTCCTCTCGACCGTGGTCACCCGGCTGTGCCTCGATCGCCTCAAGAGCGCGCGGGCCAGCCGTGAGCAGTACGTCGGGCCGTGGCTCCCCGAGCCCGTCCGCACGGACACGCCCGTGGACCCCGAGTCGATCTCGCTCGCGTTCCTGGTGCTGCTCGAGAGCCTGTCGCCTGTCGAGCGCGCCGTGTACCTGCTGCATGAGGTGTTCGGGTACAGCCACTCCGAGGTCGCCGAGATGGTCGACAAGGAGGAGGCCGCGTGTCGGCAGATCCTGCACCGCGCCCGCGCGCACATCCAGGCGCGGCGGCCGCGCTTCGCTCCCTCCAAGGAAGCGCATGAGCGGCTGGTGACGGGCTTCATGTCCGCCTGCCTCAGCGGCGATCTGGAGGGTCTCAAGCGCCTGCTGGCCCATGACGTGACGAGCTGGGCCGACGGAGGTGGCAAGGTCCGCGGCGCGGCGCTCAACCCTGTCCGGGGCGCTGATTCCGTGGCTCGCCTGTTCCTCGGCTCCGTGAAGAAGGCTTCGGCCGGAATCATGCTGGAGCTCACCGAGGTGAATGGCTGGCCCGCGCTGGTGCTGAGGCTCAACGGCACCGTCTTCG